ATTCTCTTGAGCAAAGTTAATGTAATTCAAGCCCAAATCAACAATTTGATTTCCAGTATGCGTAATTGGAAATACATTCTCTTGTAAATCTCGCATAACTGTTTCAACCAACGTATTTTTTAAATCTTGCATATTTTTAAACTCTAAATAAATTGGCTGGGTAGAAATCCCCATTTTTTTGGCAATGTTACGGGCTGTAAACTTACTGAAGCCATCTTTTGAAATAACTTCATAAGCGGCTTTCAATATTTGATCTTTTGTGTAAACCTTACGACGCATAGAAAGTCACCTCTCCTTTATAATAACATTTATCATTCATAAACTTATTGTAAACAAAAATAGAATTTTTGGGAAATGATATACCTCAAAAATAGTTATCTATCTGAGATAGAAAATTTCGTACGATAACAAAAGATCTAAAATTAACCAACTGTTTGCAATAAATTTATAACATAAAATATCTTAAAAACAGGATAAGGCATTCTACATCTTATTACAACTGTTATTTTTATTAAATCTATATTAATTTATTTTAAGCCAATATACATCTTTGCCAATTTTCAGACAATCATTATGAATGTTTTTAAATATAAAAAGAAAAAATTATTTTCAAATAAAATTTAAAAGCAATTCAAGCGCTGAAATGATAGAATAGAAGCAACTTTATAAATGAGGTAACCCAATGAAAGAAGAACTTATTTTAAGCACCTGCCTGATGGCTGGACGTATTATGATGGAGAATGGTTCTGAAGTATATCGTGTAGAAGATACAATGAATCGCATTGCAGAAAATGCAGGTATTTCTAATACTGTCAGTTATGTCACAGCAACTGGTCTTTTTATGAGCGTTCGCAATTCTTCTTTTTCTCAACTAGAAGAAGTTCATGAACGTTCCATTAATCTAGAAAAAATTGTAGCCGTTAATCAGCTTTCACGAGAATTTGCGGCAAAAAATATTTCTTTAACTGAACTAAACGAGCGACTAAAACGCGTAAACTGTGACACACCGAGTTTTTCCTTAATGTGGCAAACCCTTGCAGCCGGTTTAGTTAGTTGTACACTTATGTATATTTTTGGTGGTATTTGGCAAGATTTCATCCCAACATTTTTAATTGGCTGTATCGGCTTTATCGCTGGAATTTACATCAAAAAATGGTTACAAATGCGATTTCTAGATATGTTTGTCGCTGCATTTGTAATTGGCACATTTGCTATTTTTAGCGTGAAACTTAGTTTAGCTAATAATATTGATCATATCATCATTGGGGCGGTAATGCCTTTGGTTCCGGGTGTCGCTATTACCAATTCCTTCCGTGATATTTTATCTGGTGATTTGTTAAGCGGAATTGCTCGCGGAATTGAGGCAATATTTGTAGCCGCAGCAATTGGTGTTGGAATCGCCACAACACTGCTTTTATTTGGAGGAGGTATAGCATAACCATGTATGCTATTCATTTTTTATT
The genomic region above belongs to Enterococcus saigonensis and contains:
- a CDS encoding threonine/serine exporter family protein encodes the protein MKEELILSTCLMAGRIMMENGSEVYRVEDTMNRIAENAGISNTVSYVTATGLFMSVRNSSFSQLEEVHERSINLEKIVAVNQLSREFAAKNISLTELNERLKRVNCDTPSFSLMWQTLAAGLVSCTLMYIFGGIWQDFIPTFLIGCIGFIAGIYIKKWLQMRFLDMFVAAFVIGTFAIFSVKLSLANNIDHIIIGAVMPLVPGVAITNSFRDILSGDLLSGIARGIEAIFVAAAIGVGIATTLLLFGGGIA